A part of Desulfobacter sp. genomic DNA contains:
- a CDS encoding DEAD/DEAH box helicase family protein has protein sequence MAPANLFFEQPILNSPYTYPDRHWELDEQGQPTQKVIPKRRKAEFLTPIPKPKKSKGKSSDLSLFANHELTQDGQQYDPTPIINQLRETVDAWRELPDPNDWKVTPETARLLQHWRHHKFSSLRPFFCQVEAAEVTIWLTEVAPKSGKAGRIFLEHLNNANINANPELMRLALKLATGAGKTTVMAMLIAWQTINAVRRRASKKFTRGFLIVTPGITIRDRLRVLQPNDIDSYYGNRELVPTDMLPDLEKAKIVITNYHSFKRRERIKLAKGSRSLLQGRGEELSTVETEGQMLQRVMPELMGMKNIMAINDEAHHCYREKPGEDDVADLKGDDKKEAQKNNEAARLWITGLETVGRHIGINRVMDLSATPFFLSGSGYAEGTLFPWAMSDFALMDAIECGIVKLPRVPVAENIPGNEMPMFRNLWENIRTDMPKKGRGKAKNLDPRSLPVRLQTAMEALYGHYEETFELWQKSGLTIPPSFIIVCNNTATSKLVYDFISGFHFQGENEKETFVDGRLPLFRNFDEYGERLARPRTLLIDSEQLESGEALDKKFLDMNAREIERFRYEMRERGDHQKAEKITNQDLLREVMNTVGQKGRLGESIRCVVSVSMLTEGWDANTVTHILGIRAFGTQLLCEQVIGRALRRQSYDLNEAGLFNVEYADILGIPFDFTAKPVVAPPQPPRETIQVKAVKPERDHLEIQFPRVQGYRVELPEEKLSAEFTDDSTLVLTPKIVGPSITKNQGIIGEGVELNLKHLEDMRRSTLVLELTKRLLFTKWRDTGEEPKLHLFGQLKRITRKWLDNHLECKGSTYPAQLIYQELADMACNRITDAITLSHSDKTPIKALLDPYNPSGSTTHVNFNTSKKLRWETSADRSHINWVILDSDWEAEFCRVAEAHPKVKAYVKNHNLGLEVPYRYGSGTRTYIPDFIVHVDDGHEDPLQLIVEIKGYRGEDAKDKKSTMEAYWIPGVNNLKTYGRWAFAEFTEVFEIEDQFKKKIENEFNKMIDSTVSGQQG, from the coding sequence ATGGCACCAGCAAATCTTTTTTTTGAACAACCTATTCTAAACTCCCCTTATACATATCCTGACAGGCATTGGGAGCTTGACGAACAGGGGCAGCCAACCCAGAAGGTTATTCCTAAACGACGGAAGGCTGAATTCCTTACCCCGATTCCCAAACCCAAAAAGAGTAAGGGAAAGAGCAGTGACTTAAGCCTGTTTGCCAACCATGAACTTACCCAAGACGGCCAACAGTATGATCCCACCCCAATCATCAACCAGTTACGAGAGACTGTGGACGCCTGGCGGGAGCTGCCTGATCCAAATGATTGGAAAGTCACCCCGGAAACAGCCCGACTCCTGCAGCACTGGAGGCATCATAAGTTCAGCAGTCTCCGACCATTCTTTTGCCAGGTGGAAGCCGCAGAAGTGACCATCTGGCTAACAGAGGTTGCTCCGAAATCAGGTAAAGCCGGGCGTATATTTCTTGAACATCTGAATAATGCCAATATTAACGCAAACCCAGAGTTGATGCGGCTTGCATTGAAGCTGGCTACCGGGGCTGGGAAAACAACGGTTATGGCCATGCTCATTGCCTGGCAAACCATAAATGCGGTCCGTCGCCGGGCCAGCAAAAAGTTTACCCGGGGTTTTCTTATCGTTACTCCTGGTATTACTATCCGGGACCGGCTGAGGGTTCTGCAGCCCAATGATATTGACAGCTATTACGGCAACCGTGAGCTGGTTCCAACAGATATGCTTCCTGATCTTGAGAAGGCTAAGATTGTCATCACCAATTATCACTCGTTTAAAAGACGGGAGCGGATTAAACTGGCCAAAGGAAGCCGATCCCTTCTCCAGGGAAGGGGGGAGGAACTGAGCACGGTTGAAACAGAAGGCCAGATGCTGCAACGGGTGATGCCGGAACTGATGGGCATGAAAAATATCATGGCAATCAACGATGAAGCCCATCACTGTTATAGAGAGAAACCCGGTGAGGATGACGTTGCTGATCTTAAAGGTGATGATAAGAAAGAAGCTCAGAAAAACAATGAAGCGGCCAGGCTTTGGATCACCGGGCTGGAAACGGTAGGGCGTCATATCGGCATAAACCGGGTCATGGACCTTTCAGCAACGCCCTTCTTCCTGAGCGGTTCGGGTTATGCTGAAGGCACCCTGTTTCCCTGGGCCATGAGTGATTTTGCCCTGATGGATGCCATTGAGTGCGGTATTGTCAAGCTGCCCCGGGTGCCGGTGGCTGAAAATATCCCCGGTAACGAAATGCCCATGTTCCGGAACCTTTGGGAGAATATCCGCACTGACATGCCCAAGAAAGGCCGGGGCAAAGCAAAGAATCTTGATCCGCGCAGTCTGCCGGTTCGGCTGCAGACTGCCATGGAAGCCCTGTACGGCCACTATGAAGAAACCTTTGAACTCTGGCAGAAAAGCGGGCTCACCATACCGCCTTCCTTTATTATCGTCTGCAACAATACTGCTACCTCCAAGTTGGTGTATGATTTCATCTCCGGATTTCATTTCCAGGGAGAGAACGAGAAGGAAACCTTTGTGGATGGACGCCTGCCTTTGTTTAGGAACTTTGATGAATACGGGGAAAGGCTGGCCCGGCCACGAACCCTGCTCATTGATAGTGAACAGCTTGAATCAGGTGAAGCACTGGACAAGAAGTTCCTGGACATGAATGCCCGGGAAATTGAAAGATTCCGATATGAGATGCGGGAGCGCGGAGATCACCAGAAAGCCGAAAAGATCACCAACCAGGACCTGCTCCGGGAGGTAATGAATACCGTTGGACAAAAAGGGCGGCTGGGCGAGTCCATCCGCTGTGTAGTTTCCGTGTCCATGCTGACCGAGGGCTGGGATGCCAATACCGTGACTCATATTTTAGGTATCCGCGCCTTCGGCACCCAGTTGCTCTGTGAACAGGTAATAGGCAGGGCCTTGCGTCGGCAGTCCTATGACTTGAACGAAGCGGGATTGTTCAATGTAGAATACGCAGATATTCTGGGCATCCCCTTTGATTTTACGGCAAAGCCTGTTGTGGCACCTCCGCAGCCACCCCGGGAAACCATCCAGGTCAAAGCGGTCAAACCGGAAAGAGATCATCTTGAGATCCAGTTCCCCAGGGTGCAGGGATACCGGGTGGAACTGCCGGAAGAAAAACTTAGTGCAGAGTTTACTGATGATTCAACACTGGTCCTCACGCCCAAGATCGTCGGCCCGTCCATCACCAAGAACCAGGGTATTATTGGGGAAGGCGTCGAACTGAACCTCAAGCATCTGGAAGATATGCGTCGTTCAACGTTGGTTTTGGAATTGACCAAGCGCCTGCTGTTTACCAAATGGCGCGACACCGGGGAAGAGCCCAAACTGCACTTGTTTGGACAGCTCAAACGCATCACCAGGAAATGGCTGGATAATCATTTGGAGTGTAAGGGCAGTACCTATCCGGCTCAGCTCATCTACCAGGAACTGGCGGACATGGCCTGCAATCGCATTACGGATGCCATAACCCTGTCCCACTCAGATAAAACACCCATCAAGGCCCTGCTTGATCCATATAATCCCAGTGGTTCAACAACCCATGTAAATTTCAATACCTCAAAAAAGCTGCGCTGGGAAACCAGTGCAGACCGAAGCCATATCAACTGGGTGATTCTCGACAGTGACTGGGAGGCGGAATTCTGCAGGGTGGCGGAGGCCCATCCCAAGGTCAAAGCCTATGTGAAAAACCATAATCTTGGCCTGGAAGTCCCCTACCGATACGGCTCCGGGACCCGAACCTATATCCCAGACTTTATTGTTCATGTGGATGATGGTCATGAAGATCCCTTGCAACTGATTGTTGAGATCAAGGGGTATCGCGGAGAAGATGCCAAAGATAAGAAATCGACCATGGAAGCCTATTGGATACCCGGAGTCAACAATCTTAAAACCTATGGCCGGTGGGCCTTTGCGGAATTCACTGAGGTTTTTGAAATCGAGGACCAGTTCAAGAAGAAGATTGAAAACGAGTTTAACAAAATGATTGATTCCACTGTCAGTGGACAACAAGGTTAA
- a CDS encoding ERF family protein — MEVTLCSDKITDLAKAMIQVQQALAPALKDSINDFTNSSYASLKSVMEVCRAALFNHGIWMTQYPVSVDKGHLGLVTKIIHAASGQWQSSLIEMPLPKNDPQGYGSAMTYARRYGLSALLGIITEDDDAESAMQRQENENHQINPLNHGATPAPGSPQKPHQYGDTAPQENLPQLDGVSYRKQKGQNGKFCILATGNTHSKKEFLKSAGFRWDGDKKVWWRYDNAA; from the coding sequence ATGGAAGTCACCCTATGTTCAGACAAAATAACCGACCTGGCAAAAGCCATGATCCAAGTGCAGCAGGCTCTTGCTCCTGCATTGAAAGACAGTATTAACGATTTCACCAACAGCAGCTATGCATCTTTAAAATCGGTAATGGAAGTGTGCCGGGCAGCATTATTCAACCACGGGATCTGGATGACCCAGTACCCTGTTTCGGTTGATAAGGGTCATTTGGGCCTGGTCACTAAAATCATTCATGCGGCATCCGGCCAATGGCAATCTTCCCTGATTGAAATGCCCCTGCCAAAGAATGATCCACAAGGATACGGCTCGGCCATGACCTATGCCAGGCGTTACGGCCTGTCAGCATTACTTGGTATTATCACCGAAGACGATGACGCCGAATCTGCTATGCAACGACAGGAAAATGAAAATCACCAGATTAACCCCTTAAATCATGGGGCGACACCTGCCCCTGGAAGCCCACAGAAGCCACATCAATATGGAGACACTGCCCCTCAGGAGAACTTGCCTCAATTGGATGGTGTCAGTTACAGAAAACAGAAGGGACAAAACGGTAAATTTTGTATCCTGGCAACCGGGAACACCCATTCCAAGAAAGAGTTCCTGAAGAGCGCCGGATTCCGGTGGGATGGGGACAAGAAGGTTTGGTGGAGGTACGACAATGCAGCCTGA
- a CDS encoding AAA family ATPase — MTTITELEKLKPKDLDAGLIFSGTASGKMIKGYASPCSFTPTINPEYLYHESSRDVIVWFMDSSDPFYLFGPAGSGKTSLIKQLATKLNYPVFSITGHSRLEFPDMVGHLTVDNGNMVFQYGPLALAMKYGGLFLLDEIDLLDPATAAGLNGMLDGEPLCIPENGSEIIKPNPLFRFAATANTNGGSDETGLYQGTLRQNLAFMDRFWLCEINYPTPDAEESLLALRAKGLPEDIRKKMVEYANEVRKLFMGESTDFNDTIEVTFSTRTLIRWADLAIRFQPLANQGIQPVTYALDRALGYRATRETRSFLHELAQRIFPVTDA; from the coding sequence ATGACAACAATAACTGAACTTGAAAAACTAAAACCCAAGGACCTGGACGCTGGGCTCATCTTCAGTGGTACAGCGTCGGGTAAAATGATCAAAGGTTATGCTTCCCCCTGTTCCTTTACCCCGACAATCAACCCGGAATATCTTTATCATGAATCCAGCCGGGACGTGATCGTCTGGTTTATGGACAGTTCAGATCCGTTTTATCTGTTTGGTCCTGCGGGTAGCGGGAAAACCAGCCTTATCAAGCAGCTTGCTACAAAACTCAACTATCCAGTGTTTTCCATCACAGGCCACAGCCGGTTGGAATTCCCTGACATGGTGGGGCACCTGACCGTGGATAATGGAAACATGGTGTTCCAATACGGCCCCCTGGCGCTTGCCATGAAATATGGGGGATTGTTCCTCCTTGATGAAATCGACCTGCTTGACCCTGCTACCGCTGCAGGTCTCAATGGGATGCTGGACGGAGAACCCTTATGTATCCCGGAAAACGGAAGTGAAATAATCAAACCCAACCCACTTTTCAGGTTTGCAGCCACGGCAAATACTAACGGTGGGTCAGATGAAACCGGTCTTTATCAGGGAACCCTCCGACAGAACCTGGCGTTTATGGATCGGTTCTGGCTCTGCGAGATCAACTATCCCACACCTGACGCTGAAGAGAGTCTCCTGGCACTCAGAGCAAAAGGTCTGCCCGAAGACATCAGGAAAAAGATGGTGGAATATGCCAATGAGGTCCGGAAACTGTTCATGGGTGAGAGCACCGATTTTAACGATACCATAGAGGTGACGTTCTCCACCCGGACCCTGATCCGGTGGGCAGATCTGGCCATACGGTTTCAGCCGTTAGCCAATCAAGGAATTCAGCCGGTCACATACGCCTTGGACCGTGCTCTCGGATATCGGGCAACCAGGGAAACTCGGTCATTTCTGCATGAGCTTGCACAACGAATTTTTCCTGTGACGGACGCATAA
- a CDS encoding DUF3150 domain-containing protein — MDTATDAKVFKHLMVLNLDVSIWSARKKLSPSDFGGAKLPPEELASLGSKKICNPEDLRIFGTLKSRAVNMLDRIGVRFLGGWGIPESLADGVIKDLKAIHDEFMDAKQQFLATYDQSIESWINQHPEWKDIIKNSTVDAGYVSSRIGFKWQLFQLVPPKKKFIHQGLKDEVTNLGHTLYGEIAKAAEDAWNKCYLGKNKVSHKAISPLRSIYEKLNGLSFVEPCAAPIANLLRTAFDQIPKRGFIQGADLLMLQGVLALLRDPESLVEHGKSIIKGKTPDSILKSLVQNDDTACPVPADSIDLSEPLPVNNLNQQAIDSFGLW, encoded by the coding sequence ATGGATACAGCCACAGATGCAAAAGTATTCAAACACCTGATGGTGCTGAACCTTGATGTCAGTATTTGGTCAGCCCGAAAGAAATTAAGCCCCTCTGATTTCGGGGGAGCCAAGTTGCCCCCGGAAGAACTCGCTTCTCTCGGCAGCAAGAAAATTTGCAATCCCGAAGACCTCCGGATCTTTGGTACCCTTAAATCCCGTGCAGTTAATATGTTGGATCGTATCGGGGTGAGGTTCCTGGGTGGTTGGGGGATTCCTGAGAGCCTCGCCGATGGTGTCATCAAGGATCTGAAGGCGATCCACGATGAGTTCATGGACGCCAAACAGCAGTTCCTGGCCACCTATGACCAGAGTATCGAATCCTGGATCAACCAGCACCCAGAGTGGAAAGATATCATTAAAAATTCCACAGTGGATGCCGGATACGTCAGTAGCCGGATCGGGTTCAAATGGCAGCTATTCCAGCTTGTCCCGCCTAAAAAGAAATTTATCCATCAAGGTTTGAAAGATGAGGTAACCAATCTGGGGCACACCCTCTATGGTGAGATAGCCAAGGCGGCGGAGGATGCCTGGAACAAGTGTTATCTCGGGAAAAATAAGGTCTCCCATAAGGCCATCTCCCCGTTACGGTCCATTTATGAAAAGCTAAACGGGTTAAGCTTCGTGGAGCCGTGTGCTGCACCCATTGCCAATCTTCTCAGAACAGCATTTGATCAAATCCCCAAAAGAGGATTTATCCAGGGTGCGGATCTGTTAATGCTCCAAGGCGTATTGGCACTTTTGCGAGATCCTGAATCCCTGGTTGAACATGGGAAAAGTATCATCAAAGGCAAAACGCCTGATTCCATACTGAAAAGCCTTGTCCAGAACGATGATACTGCCTGTCCCGTCCCGGCAGATTCCATAGATCTGTCAGAACCACTTCCAGTTAACAATTTGAATCAGCAGGCCATCGATAGCTTTGGGCTCTGGTAG
- a CDS encoding DNA repair protein RadC, translating to MNKNQAYEPFKFWEELRSGTFTSMVKEVSKGNMLSNGQEVYNTMKPIFAQYPDVEKMYCIFLDGKNKILAIDELFSGSITSSPVYPRELLKTVLEKQATSVILVHNHPSGEITLSSEDFKITAKVNVALTSIDVQLHDHLIIGDTWYSFAEKGWVEKAQAQYREFIDSSNYIR from the coding sequence ATGAATAAGAATCAAGCCTATGAACCGTTCAAGTTCTGGGAAGAACTGAGATCTGGGACGTTCACTTCGATGGTAAAAGAGGTCTCGAAAGGCAATATGCTGTCCAATGGCCAAGAGGTTTACAACACGATGAAACCCATATTTGCTCAGTATCCGGATGTCGAAAAGATGTATTGCATTTTTCTGGATGGGAAAAATAAGATCCTCGCAATTGATGAACTTTTCTCAGGTTCGATAACTTCTTCACCTGTATATCCGAGAGAACTGCTTAAGACTGTTCTGGAAAAGCAGGCAACGTCCGTCATCCTGGTACACAACCATCCTTCCGGTGAGATTACCCTTTCGTCAGAGGATTTTAAAATCACTGCTAAGGTGAACGTGGCGTTGACCAGTATAGATGTACAGCTCCATGATCATCTGATTATTGGCGATACCTGGTACAGCTTTGCCGAAAAGGGGTGGGTTGAGAAAGCACAGGCACAATACCGGGAATTTATCGATTCAAGCAACTATATTCGGTGA
- a CDS encoding helix-turn-helix domain-containing protein: MGNQNPLINVDELAAFLNVPKSKIYSLTRQKGKDSIPRYKIGRYVRFKLNEVLEWLESRKIGGYCYST; encoded by the coding sequence ATGGGAAACCAAAACCCTTTAATAAATGTTGATGAGTTGGCGGCGTTCCTGAACGTACCAAAATCAAAAATATACTCTCTGACACGCCAGAAAGGAAAGGACTCCATTCCCCGGTATAAAATTGGTCGCTATGTGAGATTCAAGTTGAATGAGGTTCTGGAGTGGCTGGAATCAAGAAAGATTGGTGGCTACTGTTACAGCACCTAA
- a CDS encoding site-specific integrase gives MGIVVNRRSRWVLDFYDQNGKRQRLTMPKGTTKKSAEKLLREIQDQVSNGVYMPVQEIPTFYEAGQEWLEHKKMNIRSSTWAVYEGHTRNHFDEFLHLRVDRITTKMIEQYINKCQKQGMNISTLRKILVTFGQILALATKRGYCIRNPLTEADRPRSQGTEFEEEEKMTILNLQQISAFLNEVKGQKYKTLFRLAIVSGARQGELLGLKWSDILWKDKQIFIRRTFNNGQFFATKTKTSRRRVDIGPQTIKALKEWRLACPPGELNLVFPTAKGTPMNHNNMVNRYFRPALKAAGIDRIRFHDLRHTYASLLFERGENPKYIQNQLGHANPMVTFNVYAHLMKRTNQESAMKLEQLILNG, from the coding sequence ATGGGAATAGTTGTTAATAGAAGATCACGTTGGGTCTTGGATTTCTATGATCAAAATGGAAAGAGGCAGCGCTTGACCATGCCAAAGGGCACTACGAAAAAGTCTGCAGAGAAACTCCTTAGAGAAATCCAGGATCAGGTGTCTAACGGTGTTTATATGCCTGTTCAAGAGATCCCTACCTTTTACGAAGCAGGCCAAGAATGGCTTGAACATAAGAAAATGAATATTAGATCCTCAACTTGGGCAGTTTATGAGGGGCACACCCGGAATCATTTTGATGAGTTTCTTCACCTGAGGGTTGATCGGATCACCACCAAGATGATTGAACAGTATATCAACAAGTGTCAGAAGCAGGGTATGAACATTTCGACCCTCAGAAAGATACTCGTTACTTTTGGACAGATATTAGCCTTGGCCACAAAGCGGGGATATTGTATCCGCAATCCGCTCACGGAAGCTGACAGACCACGAAGCCAAGGGACAGAGTTTGAAGAGGAGGAGAAGATGACCATTTTAAACCTACAGCAGATATCTGCCTTTCTGAATGAGGTCAAAGGACAGAAGTATAAAACTTTGTTTAGGCTGGCCATCGTTAGTGGTGCCAGACAAGGAGAGCTTCTGGGGCTTAAATGGTCGGATATACTCTGGAAGGATAAGCAGATTTTTATTCGGCGGACATTTAACAATGGACAATTCTTTGCCACCAAGACCAAAACTTCCAGGCGGAGAGTCGATATCGGTCCTCAAACCATTAAAGCATTAAAGGAGTGGCGCTTGGCGTGCCCTCCAGGGGAACTCAATCTTGTCTTTCCTACAGCGAAAGGCACCCCGATGAACCATAACAATATGGTCAATCGGTATTTCCGACCGGCACTTAAAGCTGCGGGGATTGATCGAATTCGTTTTCATGATCTTCGCCATACATACGCCAGCCTCTTATTTGAACGTGGAGAGAATCCCAAGTACATACAGAATCAGTTGGGGCATGCAAACCCGATGGTCACATTTAATGTATATGCGCATTTGATGAAGCGGACTAATCAGGAATCAGCGATGAAACTGGAACAGTTGATCTTGAATGGGTAA
- a CDS encoding polyprenyl synthetase family protein, with product MSADIKQQIIKMVGPDLAKVEAALEENLTPNLDLVREVAAHLLFAGGKRLRPLLMIHAARMCGYSSGYEILFSTIFEYLHAATLLHDDVVDGADMRRGRPAAHTKWEAPKVVLTGDFLLATALDIAAKTESPRVISVIAHITQAMSQGEIDQMEQKGRADLSEAEYNKIIERKTAVLIQGACQSGAIVAGAPGEKENALKDYGYHMGMAFQMADDLLDYMATAEELGKNPGADMREGKLTLPLIHSLANAGPEDREWILETMAQTGFDPQRFDGLKQRLTDLGGIAYTRDRAVSHVESAKAALNRFEDSDSKNLLNLIADYSIHRKV from the coding sequence ATGAGTGCCGATATAAAACAACAGATCATCAAGATGGTGGGGCCGGACCTTGCAAAGGTGGAAGCGGCCCTTGAAGAGAATCTAACCCCCAACCTGGACCTGGTTCGGGAGGTGGCCGCCCACCTGCTCTTTGCAGGGGGAAAGCGGCTGCGCCCCCTGCTCATGATCCATGCCGCCCGCATGTGCGGTTACAGTTCAGGGTATGAAATTCTCTTTTCCACCATATTTGAATACCTCCACGCCGCCACCCTCCTCCACGACGATGTGGTGGACGGGGCGGACATGCGCCGGGGACGGCCCGCCGCCCACACCAAGTGGGAGGCCCCCAAGGTGGTTCTCACCGGGGATTTTCTTCTGGCCACGGCCCTGGACATTGCCGCAAAGACTGAGTCCCCCAGGGTGATCTCCGTCATTGCCCACATCACCCAGGCCATGTCCCAGGGCGAAATCGACCAGATGGAACAAAAAGGCCGGGCCGACCTCAGCGAGGCGGAATACAATAAGATCATCGAAAGAAAAACCGCCGTCCTCATCCAGGGGGCCTGCCAGAGCGGCGCCATTGTGGCCGGCGCGCCCGGAGAAAAGGAAAATGCCCTCAAGGACTACGGATACCACATGGGCATGGCCTTCCAGATGGCCGACGACCTCCTGGACTATATGGCCACGGCCGAGGAACTGGGTAAAAACCCCGGGGCGGACATGCGGGAAGGCAAACTCACCCTCCCCCTCATCCACAGTTTGGCCAATGCCGGCCCCGAAGACCGGGAATGGATCCTGGAAACCATGGCCCAGACCGGATTTGACCCCCAAAGATTTGACGGGCTGAAACAACGGCTCACGGACCTGGGCGGCATTGCCTATACCCGGGACCGGGCCGTCTCCCACGTAGAATCTGCCAAAGCCGCCCTGAACCGCTTTGAAGATTCAGATTCAAAAAACCTGCTCAACCTGATTGCCGATTATTCAATCCACAGAAAGGTATAG
- the rimO gene encoding 30S ribosomal protein S12 methylthiotransferase RimO — MKVYLETLGCSRNQVDSEIMLGKLAAAGHEATHDPALAHAIIVNTCGFISTASDEAVETILDMAEYKKEGACQRLIATGCLAQRYKDDPELTSSLPEVDAFLGTAACDRIVDAVEGRESTPLTLFPDPNSRGFQNPEERRELLSQGFAYIKVSEGCNRHCTYCIIPSLRGKQRSRPVQEICDEAVALVRAGVKEIILTAENTTDYGLDLDNGEGFHTVLEHLSTAVGKADPDAWIRFLYTHPKTLDERVIKTVRNHGNLCAYYDVPIQHAASSALKRMGRPYTREELIALFADIRRLDPDACLRTTVIVGFPGETEEEFQTLLDFIKEVKFDHLGVFTYSDSEDLKSHGFKNHIPEETAEKRHDTIMAAQAAISEAHNLAHVGRTYPVLVEENPEEGVYIGRTPFQAPDVDGVTFIYSEGLDTGSLVQVKVTDAFEYDIAGEKA, encoded by the coding sequence ATGAAAGTATACCTGGAAACACTCGGCTGTTCCAGAAACCAGGTGGACAGCGAAATCATGCTGGGCAAACTGGCCGCGGCCGGACATGAAGCCACCCATGATCCGGCCCTGGCCCATGCCATCATCGTGAACACCTGCGGATTTATTTCAACCGCCTCGGACGAGGCGGTTGAAACTATTTTGGACATGGCTGAATACAAAAAGGAAGGCGCCTGCCAGCGCCTCATTGCCACGGGCTGCCTGGCCCAGCGGTATAAAGACGATCCCGAGCTTACGAGCAGCCTGCCCGAGGTGGATGCCTTCCTGGGCACGGCCGCCTGCGACCGGATCGTGGATGCGGTGGAAGGCAGGGAATCAACACCGCTTACCCTGTTTCCCGATCCCAATTCCCGGGGATTCCAGAACCCGGAAGAGCGCCGGGAACTGCTCTCACAGGGGTTTGCCTACATCAAGGTCTCCGAAGGCTGCAACCGCCACTGCACCTACTGCATCATCCCATCACTCCGTGGCAAGCAGCGCTCCCGCCCGGTTCAGGAAATCTGCGATGAAGCCGTGGCCCTGGTGAGGGCCGGGGTCAAGGAGATCATCCTCACCGCGGAAAATACCACGGACTACGGCCTGGATCTGGATAATGGCGAAGGCTTCCACACCGTTCTGGAACACCTGTCAACAGCCGTGGGCAAGGCGGATCCCGACGCCTGGATCCGTTTTTTGTACACCCACCCCAAGACCCTGGATGAACGGGTCATCAAAACCGTCCGGAACCACGGCAATCTCTGCGCCTATTACGACGTGCCCATCCAGCATGCGGCATCATCCGCCCTCAAGCGAATGGGCCGGCCCTATACCCGGGAAGAACTCATTGCCCTCTTTGCCGACATCCGCCGCCTGGATCCCGATGCCTGCCTGCGGACCACGGTGATCGTGGGCTTTCCAGGGGAAACCGAGGAAGAATTCCAGACGCTCCTGGACTTCATCAAGGAGGTGAAATTCGACCATCTCGGCGTCTTCACCTACTCCGATTCCGAAGACCTCAAATCCCACGGCTTTAAGAACCATATCCCCGAAGAGACGGCTGAAAAACGCCACGACACCATCATGGCCGCCCAGGCCGCCATCTCCGAGGCGCATAATCTGGCCCATGTGGGCAGGACCTACCCGGTGCTGGTGGAAGAGAATCCCGAAGAAGGGGTTTACATCGGCAGAACCCCCTTCCAGGCCCCGGATGTGGACGGGGTTACATTTATTTACTCCGAGGGGCTGGACACGGGTTCCCTTGTTCAGGTAAAAGTAACCGACGCATTTGAATACGACATTGCCGGGGAGAAGGCATGA